A single window of Mycolicibacterium aurum DNA harbors:
- the cobN gene encoding cobaltochelatase subunit CobN, which translates to MTAPVSASPNPSVLLLSTSDTDLITARASGARYVWANPSRLVEGELAELLRDADIAVVRILGGYRAWEDGIDAVRASGVPAVVVSGEQAPDADLMNYSTTPAGVALQAHIYLAQGGTENLANLYTFLSDTLLMTGFGFAEPVATPTWGVLERPASAGTGPTVAVLYYRAQHLAGNTGYIHALCDAIDDAGAVALPVFCASLRTADPALIELLSTADAMITTVLAAGGATPATVGAGGVDDSWNVAHLAALDIPILQGLCLTSSRAQWDENDDGMSPLDVATQVAVPEFDGRLITVPFSFKEIDDEGLVSYVADPERCARVAGIAVRHARLRTIAPADKRVALVFSAYPTKHARIGNAVGLDTPASAIALLNAMKDAGYDVGEVPGLEARDGDALIHALIARGGQDPDWLTEEQLSGNPIRVSAKDYRDWFATLPAALTDGVVEHWGPPPGDLYVDRSHDPDGEIVIAAMRSGNVVLIVQPPRGFGANPVAIYHDPDLPPSHHYLAAYHWLGQGFGDGCSNAFDADAIVHLGKHGNLEWLPGKTLGMSASCGTDAALGNQPLIYPFLVNDPGEGTQAKRRAHATLVDHLIPPMARAETYGDIARLEQLLDEHANISALDPAKLPAIRQQIWTLMRAAKMDHDLGLEDRPDEDSFDDMLLHVDGWLCEIKDVQIRDGLHILGQTPEGEVQLDLVLAMLRARQLFGGEQSVPGLREALGLAEDGGDSRASVDAAEAEARELVAALQKTGWDADAVDTLTDHAGVAAVLRFAATEVVPRLAGTADEITQILRALDGRFIESGPSGSPLRGLVNVLPTGRNFYSVDPKAVPSKLAWETGVRLADSLLERYQSDYGRWPESVGLSVWGTSAMRTSGDDIAEVLALIGVRPIWDDASRRVVNLEAISLAELGRPRIDVTVRISGFFRDAFPHVVAMIDDAVQLVAGLDEADEDNYVRAHAEADLSEHGDHRRATTRIFGSKPGTYGAGLLQLIDSRNWRDDADLAAVYTAWGGFAYGRGLDGAPATDDMNRAYRRIAVAAKNTDTREHDIADSDDYFQYHGGMVATVRSLTGKDPVAYIGDNTRPEAVRTRTLSEETTRVFRARVVNPRWMTAMRRHGYKGAFEMAATVDYLFGYDATAGVMADWMYEQLSQSYVFDDENRKFMKESNPWALHGMAERLLEAAGRGMWAAPEKATLDGLKQVLLETEGDLEG; encoded by the coding sequence GTGACTGCGCCAGTTTCTGCCAGCCCGAATCCGTCCGTTCTGCTGCTGTCCACGTCGGACACCGACCTGATCACCGCCCGGGCCAGCGGTGCCCGTTACGTGTGGGCGAACCCGTCGCGGCTGGTCGAGGGCGAGCTCGCAGAGCTGCTGCGGGACGCCGACATCGCGGTGGTGCGCATCCTCGGTGGTTACCGCGCCTGGGAGGACGGCATCGACGCCGTCCGGGCCAGCGGGGTGCCCGCGGTCGTGGTCAGCGGCGAGCAGGCCCCGGACGCCGACCTGATGAACTACTCCACCACCCCGGCGGGCGTGGCGCTGCAGGCGCACATCTACCTTGCGCAGGGCGGAACCGAAAACCTCGCGAACCTCTATACCTTCCTGTCCGACACCCTGTTGATGACCGGCTTCGGCTTCGCCGAACCGGTGGCGACCCCCACCTGGGGCGTGCTTGAGCGTCCCGCGAGTGCCGGCACCGGGCCCACGGTCGCGGTGCTGTACTACCGGGCACAGCATCTGGCGGGCAACACCGGCTACATCCATGCACTGTGCGACGCGATCGACGACGCCGGCGCAGTGGCACTTCCGGTGTTCTGCGCCTCACTGCGTACCGCCGATCCGGCGCTGATCGAGCTGCTGAGCACTGCCGACGCCATGATCACCACGGTCCTCGCCGCGGGTGGTGCCACCCCGGCGACCGTCGGGGCGGGCGGAGTCGACGACAGCTGGAACGTCGCACACCTTGCCGCACTGGACATTCCGATCCTCCAAGGTCTGTGCCTCACGTCGTCGCGGGCGCAGTGGGACGAGAACGACGACGGCATGTCGCCGCTCGACGTCGCCACCCAGGTGGCTGTGCCCGAGTTCGACGGCCGCCTCATCACAGTTCCGTTCTCGTTCAAGGAGATCGACGACGAGGGATTGGTTTCCTACGTCGCCGACCCCGAACGATGCGCCCGCGTGGCCGGCATCGCCGTCCGGCACGCCAGACTCCGCACCATCGCCCCCGCCGACAAGCGGGTGGCTCTGGTCTTCTCGGCCTACCCGACCAAGCACGCCCGGATCGGGAACGCGGTCGGACTCGACACCCCAGCCAGCGCGATCGCACTGCTGAACGCGATGAAGGATGCCGGCTATGACGTCGGCGAGGTGCCGGGCCTGGAAGCCCGCGATGGTGACGCGCTGATCCACGCCCTGATCGCACGTGGCGGTCAGGATCCGGACTGGCTCACCGAGGAGCAGCTCTCGGGTAACCCGATTCGGGTGTCGGCCAAGGACTATCGCGACTGGTTCGCCACGTTGCCTGCCGCGCTGACCGACGGCGTGGTCGAACACTGGGGCCCGCCGCCCGGCGACCTGTACGTCGATCGCAGTCACGACCCCGACGGCGAGATCGTCATCGCGGCAATGCGGTCGGGCAACGTCGTGCTGATCGTGCAACCGCCGCGCGGTTTCGGTGCGAATCCCGTTGCCATCTATCACGACCCGGACCTTCCGCCGAGTCACCACTATCTGGCCGCCTACCACTGGCTCGGACAGGGATTCGGAGACGGCTGCTCCAACGCCTTCGACGCGGATGCCATCGTGCACCTCGGCAAGCACGGCAACCTCGAATGGCTGCCCGGCAAGACATTGGGGATGTCGGCGTCGTGCGGCACCGACGCCGCACTGGGTAACCAGCCGTTGATCTACCCGTTCCTGGTCAACGATCCCGGCGAGGGGACACAGGCCAAACGGCGCGCACACGCCACCCTGGTCGACCACCTCATCCCGCCGATGGCCAGGGCCGAGACATACGGCGACATCGCGCGCCTGGAACAGCTTCTCGACGAGCACGCCAACATCTCCGCCTTGGACCCGGCCAAGCTGCCCGCCATCCGTCAGCAGATCTGGACGTTGATGCGCGCCGCCAAGATGGACCACGATCTCGGTCTCGAAGACCGGCCCGACGAGGATTCGTTCGACGACATGCTGCTGCACGTCGACGGCTGGTTGTGCGAGATCAAGGACGTCCAGATACGCGACGGCCTGCACATCCTGGGCCAAACCCCGGAGGGGGAGGTGCAACTGGACCTGGTGCTGGCGATGCTGCGGGCGCGGCAGCTGTTCGGCGGCGAGCAGTCAGTCCCCGGGTTGCGCGAGGCGCTCGGCCTCGCCGAGGACGGTGGCGACAGTCGCGCGAGCGTCGACGCGGCCGAGGCGGAGGCGCGTGAACTCGTTGCGGCACTGCAGAAGACGGGGTGGGACGCCGACGCCGTCGACACGCTGACCGACCATGCCGGAGTGGCGGCGGTCCTGCGGTTCGCGGCGACGGAAGTGGTACCGCGACTGGCCGGGACCGCGGACGAGATCACCCAGATCCTGCGGGCGTTGGACGGGCGGTTCATCGAGTCGGGCCCCTCGGGCTCGCCGCTGCGCGGACTGGTCAACGTGCTGCCCACGGGGCGCAACTTCTATTCGGTGGACCCCAAGGCGGTGCCGTCCAAGCTCGCCTGGGAAACCGGTGTGCGACTTGCCGACTCGCTGTTGGAGCGGTATCAGTCCGACTACGGCCGCTGGCCGGAATCGGTGGGTCTGTCGGTGTGGGGCACCTCGGCGATGCGCACATCGGGCGACGACATCGCAGAAGTGCTCGCACTGATCGGCGTCCGCCCGATCTGGGATGACGCGTCGAGGCGCGTGGTCAACCTCGAAGCCATCTCGCTCGCCGAGCTCGGCCGTCCGCGCATCGACGTCACGGTCCGCATCTCCGGGTTCTTCCGCGACGCCTTCCCCCACGTGGTTGCGATGATCGATGACGCCGTGCAGCTCGTCGCCGGCCTCGACGAGGCGGACGAGGACAACTACGTCCGCGCTCACGCCGAGGCCGACCTGTCCGAGCACGGCGACCACCGCCGCGCCACCACAAGGATCTTCGGTTCCAAGCCGGGGACCTACGGTGCCGGTCTGCTACAGCTGATCGACAGCCGCAACTGGCGCGACGACGCCGACCTGGCCGCCGTGTACACCGCGTGGGGCGGTTTCGCCTACGGTCGCGGGCTGGACGGGGCGCCCGCCACCGACGACATGAATCGCGCCTACCGCCGGATCGCGGTGGCGGCCAAGAACACCGACACCCGCGAACACGATATCGCCGACTCCGACGACTACTTCCAGTACCACGGCGGCATGGTGGCCACCGTGCGGTCGCTGACGGGCAAGGATCCGGTCGCCTACATCGGCGACAACACCAGACCCGAGGCGGTGCGCACCCGCACGTTGTCCGAGGAGACCACCCGGGTGTTCCGGGCGCGCGTCGTGAACCCGCGCTGGATGACCGCGATGCGTAGGCACGGCTACAAGGGTGCATTCGAGATGGCCGCGACGGTCGACTACCTCTTCGGCTACGACGCGACGGCGGGGGTGATGGCCGACTGGATGTACGAGCAGCTCTCGCAGAGTTACGTGTTCGACGACGAGAATCGCAAGTTCATGAAGGAGTCGAACCCGTGGGCGCTGCACGGCATGGCCGAGCGGTTGCTGGAGGCCGCAGGCCGTGGCATGTGGGCGGCCCCGGAGAAGGCCACGCTGGACGGGTTGAAGCAGGTGCTGCTGGAAACCGAGGGCGACCTCGAAGGCTGA
- a CDS encoding AraC family transcriptional regulator, with product MSAGGAVGTPDPSLRGVVLRYEGFTSRVGVPETFREMACSFVPVIIDLGDGWTVAHREHVDAAPLRLQSFVAGITDGPVLVGHRGWAQCLQIDLTPLGARRILGVPMVEVANRSVPVEAVLGRGGAELVQHIGDAPGWRERFAIVDAALIARLRDAPDVDAGVAWSLSRIAASGGTTPIGALAADLGWSHRRLIARYRDAVGLPPKVIARIVRFERVTARLRSGAELSAAAAECGYFDQAHLAREVRELAGITAGALRESVNSVQDPAV from the coding sequence GTGAGCGCGGGCGGCGCCGTCGGCACCCCAGACCCTTCGCTGCGCGGTGTGGTGCTGCGCTACGAGGGGTTCACGTCCCGCGTCGGCGTCCCGGAGACCTTCCGCGAGATGGCGTGTTCCTTCGTCCCGGTCATCATCGATCTGGGCGACGGCTGGACCGTGGCACACCGCGAGCACGTCGACGCGGCGCCGCTGCGCCTGCAGTCGTTCGTCGCCGGTATCACCGACGGGCCCGTCCTGGTCGGACACCGCGGCTGGGCGCAGTGCCTGCAGATCGACCTCACGCCGCTGGGTGCGCGCAGGATCCTGGGTGTTCCGATGGTCGAGGTGGCCAATCGCTCGGTGCCGGTCGAGGCGGTGCTGGGGCGTGGCGGGGCCGAACTGGTCCAGCACATCGGCGATGCGCCCGGCTGGCGGGAGCGCTTCGCGATAGTCGACGCCGCCCTCATCGCGCGTCTGCGTGACGCGCCGGATGTCGACGCCGGTGTGGCGTGGTCGCTGAGCCGGATTGCCGCGAGTGGCGGAACGACCCCGATCGGTGCGCTCGCCGCGGATCTCGGATGGAGCCACCGCCGGTTGATCGCCAGGTATCGCGACGCCGTGGGTCTGCCTCCGAAGGTGATCGCCAGGATCGTGCGCTTCGAGCGGGTCACTGCCCGGTTGCGGTCCGGGGCCGAACTGTCCGCGGCCGCCGCCGAGTGCGGCTACTTCGACCAGGCGCACCTGGCCAGGGAGGTGCGCGAACTCGCGGGCATCACTGCGGGCGCACTACGGGAGAGCGTCAATTCCGTACAAGACCCGGCGGTCTGA
- a CDS encoding ABC transporter ATP-binding protein, translating to MTEQTTDPTGVRIELDSVSKIYPGSKTPAVDNVSLDIPAGEIVVFVGPSGCGKTTTMRMINRLSEPTSGRILIGDRDALSIKPTELRRSIGYAIQQAGLFPHMTIRQNVGLVPGLLGWDRTRTADRVDELLDLVGLEPSEYAERYPRQLSGGQQQRVGVARALAADPPVLLMDEPFGAVDPITRSTLQDELLRLQTELRKTIVFVTHDFGEAVKLGDRIAVLGQQSTVLQYDTPQNILANPADDTVAGFVGSGASLRQLGLLRVKDVALESRPTVHRNDSVEQARAAIAGSDFDWAVVLDDRQRPVSWVRARRLAHAGSLAEAVETLDVVSTQSTLEDALEAILAEQHASAVVAGAGNRYEGVVTLDTLIDTITRLRAEAEESAGGHGQP from the coding sequence GTGACAGAGCAAACCACGGACCCCACCGGGGTACGCATCGAGCTCGACAGTGTGTCGAAAATCTACCCAGGTTCGAAAACGCCTGCGGTGGATAATGTCTCGCTGGACATCCCAGCCGGAGAGATCGTCGTCTTCGTGGGCCCGTCCGGATGTGGCAAGACCACCACGATGCGGATGATCAACCGGCTCAGCGAGCCGACGTCAGGGCGCATCCTGATCGGCGACAGGGACGCCCTGTCGATCAAGCCCACCGAGCTGAGGCGATCGATCGGATACGCAATCCAGCAGGCGGGTCTTTTCCCGCACATGACGATTCGCCAGAACGTGGGCCTGGTGCCCGGTCTACTGGGCTGGGATCGCACGCGCACCGCCGACCGGGTGGACGAACTTCTGGATCTCGTCGGCCTCGAGCCCTCGGAGTACGCCGAGCGCTATCCACGGCAACTCTCCGGAGGTCAGCAACAGCGTGTCGGGGTGGCGCGGGCGCTGGCCGCCGACCCGCCCGTGCTGCTGATGGACGAGCCGTTCGGGGCTGTCGACCCGATCACCCGCAGCACCCTGCAGGACGAGTTGCTGCGTCTGCAGACCGAATTGCGCAAGACCATCGTCTTCGTCACCCACGATTTCGGCGAGGCCGTCAAACTGGGCGACCGCATCGCGGTGCTCGGACAGCAGTCCACGGTGCTGCAATACGACACCCCCCAGAACATCCTGGCGAATCCGGCCGACGATACGGTGGCGGGCTTCGTCGGGTCCGGTGCGTCGCTGCGCCAGTTGGGTCTGCTGCGCGTCAAAGACGTAGCGCTGGAATCCCGTCCAACCGTGCACCGCAACGACAGTGTCGAGCAGGCGCGGGCGGCGATCGCGGGCAGTGACTTCGACTGGGCGGTGGTGCTCGACGACCGGCAGCGGCCGGTCAGCTGGGTCCGCGCGCGGCGGTTGGCGCACGCGGGGTCGCTCGCGGAGGCGGTCGAGACCCTCGACGTGGTGAGTACGCAGTCGACTCTCGAAGACGCACTGGAGGCGATCCTCGCCGAGCAGCACGCGTCGGCGGTGGTGGCCGGGGCGGGCAACCGTTACGAGGGGGTCGTCACTCTCGACACCTTGATCGACACGATCACCCGGCTGCGCGCCGAAGCGGAGGAGTCCGCCGGAGGGCACGGTCAGCCGTGA
- a CDS encoding ABC transporter permease has translation MSTATETGGAEATTAPATTPAERVRLFIQPVLVLIVGAAVIFWAFNRDLTATQQENINPGNVATLIWQHLLITVAVTVIVLLVGVPLGVLVTRPGAKVLRPLFIGIANVGQAAPAIGLLVLLFLLTATTGFWIGVLPIALYSLLPVLSSTILGIDQVDRALLDAGLGQGMSRRSLLLRVELPLAVPYILAGLRTSLVLAVGTATLSFLVNAGGLGILIDTGYKLQDNVTLILGSVLAVCLALLVDWLGGLAEFFIGPKGLR, from the coding sequence GTGAGCACCGCCACCGAGACCGGCGGGGCCGAGGCCACAACCGCACCGGCAACCACACCCGCCGAGCGGGTGCGGTTGTTCATTCAGCCGGTCCTGGTGCTGATCGTCGGCGCAGCCGTGATCTTCTGGGCGTTCAACCGCGATCTCACCGCCACCCAGCAGGAGAACATCAACCCCGGCAACGTCGCGACGCTGATCTGGCAGCATCTGCTCATCACTGTCGCGGTCACCGTCATCGTCCTTCTGGTCGGCGTTCCGCTCGGGGTGCTGGTCACTCGGCCGGGTGCAAAAGTGTTGCGCCCCTTGTTCATCGGTATTGCCAACGTGGGGCAGGCGGCGCCCGCGATCGGCCTTCTGGTGCTGCTGTTCCTGCTGACGGCCACAACGGGCTTCTGGATCGGCGTGCTGCCGATCGCGCTCTATTCGCTGCTGCCGGTGCTGTCCAGCACCATCCTGGGTATCGATCAGGTGGACCGCGCCCTGCTCGACGCCGGGCTGGGCCAGGGAATGTCGAGGCGGTCGCTGTTGCTGCGCGTCGAGTTGCCGCTCGCGGTGCCCTACATTCTCGCCGGCCTGCGCACGTCGCTGGTGCTGGCCGTGGGTACCGCGACGCTGTCGTTCCTCGTCAACGCGGGCGGGCTGGGCATCCTGATCGACACCGGCTACAAGCTGCAGGACAACGTGACCCTGATCCTCGGGAGTGTCCTCGCCGTCTGCCTGGCGCTGCTCGTCGACTGGCTGGGCGGTCTCGCCGAATTCTTCATCGGGCCCAAGGGGTTGCGATGA
- a CDS encoding glycine betaine ABC transporter substrate-binding protein encodes MTAVLVLSACGLGSGSTLPLRVGPGSIQPTPGLEGAKITVGSKEYTEQVILGYILEFTLAAAGADVRDLTGIVGSRSTREAQLSGQVDVAYEFTGNAWINYLGHEKPIPDTREQFEAVRDEDLERNGMVWLEPGPMDDTYALAASTRTLERTGVRTLSDYAELARRDPGAARTCVDTEFRARQDGFPGMAAAYGLDPARVQTPILQVGIIYQATADGTQCDFGEVFTTDGRIAALDLTVLTDDKQFFAHYNPSVTMKQEFFDAHPEIAEVTAPVTAALTNEAIIELNKQVDVEGRDPSVVARDWMVSEGFVTAG; translated from the coding sequence ATGACGGCCGTACTGGTGTTGTCCGCGTGTGGTCTCGGCTCCGGCAGCACGCTGCCGCTGCGGGTCGGGCCGGGATCGATACAACCCACCCCGGGGCTGGAGGGGGCGAAGATCACCGTCGGTTCCAAGGAGTACACCGAGCAGGTGATCCTCGGATACATCCTGGAATTCACGCTGGCCGCGGCGGGCGCGGACGTCCGTGACCTCACCGGCATCGTCGGCTCCCGCAGCACCAGGGAGGCGCAGCTTTCCGGTCAGGTCGACGTCGCCTACGAGTTCACCGGCAATGCCTGGATCAACTACCTGGGCCATGAGAAGCCGATCCCCGACACCCGCGAGCAGTTCGAGGCGGTCCGCGACGAGGACCTCGAACGCAACGGCATGGTGTGGCTGGAGCCAGGACCGATGGACGACACCTACGCCCTGGCGGCCAGCACGCGGACCCTTGAACGAACCGGGGTGCGCACCCTGTCCGACTACGCCGAACTCGCGAGGCGTGATCCGGGGGCCGCCCGTACCTGTGTGGACACCGAATTCCGCGCGCGACAGGACGGTTTTCCGGGCATGGCGGCCGCCTATGGCCTCGACCCGGCCCGGGTACAGACACCGATCCTGCAGGTCGGCATCATCTATCAGGCCACCGCTGACGGTACGCAGTGCGACTTCGGTGAGGTCTTCACCACCGACGGCCGCATCGCCGCACTGGATCTGACCGTGCTGACCGACGACAAGCAGTTCTTCGCGCACTACAACCCCTCGGTCACGATGAAGCAGGAGTTCTTCGACGCGCACCCCGAGATCGCCGAGGTCACCGCGCCGGTCACCGCAGCGCTGACCAACGAGGCGATCATCGAACTCAACAAACAGGTCGACGTCGAGGGGCGGGATCCCAGCGTCGTCGCGCGCGACTGGATGGTCTCGGAAGGCTTCGTCACCGCCGGATAG
- a CDS encoding VOC family protein, whose protein sequence is MTSTRTFTGAVPIVPFTEPRKAIAWLTQAFGAEPIAIHPEDPDQPLAHAELAVGTGVVMIDDADRDSVFALPGPVVVYVVIDTAAQVDALHDRAAAAGAEIVMGITDQDYGSHEFAARDTHGNIWSFGTYRPSM, encoded by the coding sequence ATGACATCGACCCGGACATTCACCGGCGCAGTGCCGATCGTGCCGTTCACCGAACCCAGAAAAGCCATCGCGTGGCTGACACAGGCCTTCGGCGCGGAGCCGATCGCCATCCACCCGGAGGACCCCGACCAGCCGCTCGCACACGCGGAGCTGGCCGTCGGGACCGGAGTGGTGATGATCGACGACGCGGACCGCGACAGTGTGTTCGCGCTGCCCGGGCCGGTCGTCGTCTACGTCGTCATCGACACCGCGGCCCAGGTGGACGCACTCCACGACCGTGCGGCCGCAGCGGGCGCCGAGATCGTCATGGGGATCACCGACCAGGACTACGGCTCCCATGAGTTCGCCGCCCGGGACACGCACGGCAACATCTGGAGCTTCGGCACCTATCGCCCCTCGATGTAG
- a CDS encoding TauD/TfdA dioxygenase family protein, with the protein MSSLQVVKLGAVIGARIEGIQIADGVDSATAAQINAALLEHKVIFFRGQHDLDDDDQLNFARALGTPTTAHPTVTSRGIRVLPIDSRYDKANSWHTDVTFVDRIPKASLLRAITLPPYGGTTTWASTEAAYDRLPAPLRALAESLWAVHTNTYDYAGDVDARLEQLADTERQYREEFVSDYYETEHPVVRVHPETGRKVLLLGHFVKHFVGLGHAESAALFQLLQNRITKLENTIRWNWELGDLAIWDNRATQHYAVADYDDQFRRLSRVTLAGDIPVDVHGERSRTVAGDASGYSQVVEPVRLAS; encoded by the coding sequence CTGTCATCGCTACAGGTTGTCAAGCTCGGTGCCGTCATCGGGGCGCGGATCGAGGGGATCCAGATCGCCGACGGGGTGGATTCCGCCACCGCGGCCCAGATCAATGCGGCACTGCTCGAACACAAGGTGATCTTCTTCCGCGGCCAGCACGATCTCGACGACGACGATCAGCTGAACTTCGCCCGTGCGCTGGGAACCCCGACGACGGCGCATCCCACGGTCACCTCCCGGGGCATCCGAGTCCTGCCGATCGACTCACGCTATGACAAGGCCAACAGCTGGCACACCGACGTCACCTTCGTCGACCGCATCCCGAAAGCGTCACTGCTGCGCGCGATCACGCTCCCGCCGTACGGCGGGACCACCACGTGGGCATCCACCGAGGCCGCCTACGATCGGCTGCCCGCGCCGCTGCGTGCCCTCGCCGAGAGCCTCTGGGCGGTGCACACCAACACCTACGACTACGCCGGCGATGTCGATGCGCGGCTTGAGCAGCTCGCCGACACCGAGCGGCAGTACCGCGAGGAATTCGTCTCCGACTACTACGAGACCGAGCATCCGGTGGTGCGGGTGCATCCGGAGACTGGCCGGAAAGTGCTGCTGCTCGGGCATTTCGTCAAGCACTTCGTCGGCCTCGGCCACGCCGAGTCGGCGGCACTGTTCCAGCTGCTGCAGAACCGGATCACCAAGCTCGAGAACACCATCCGGTGGAACTGGGAACTGGGCGACCTTGCCATCTGGGACAACAGAGCAACCCAGCACTACGCCGTAGCCGATTACGACGACCAGTTCCGGCGGCTCAGCCGAGTGACCCTCGCCGGCGACATCCCGGTCGATGTCCACGGCGAACGCAGCCGGACCGTCGCCGGCGACGCCTCGGGCTACTCCCAGGTCGTCGAACCGGTGCGCCTCGCGAGCTGA
- a CDS encoding ABC transporter permease, with translation MNALWEYISTHQAQLIFDSYQHVSAVVQSVLLATVIGVLIGVATYRNALAANLATAASSVILTVPSFALLGLLIPLFGLGVATSVAALVLYSLLPIVRNTIVGLNAIDPALTDAARGIGMSRIGTLTRVELRLVWPAILSAMRLSTQMSMGVLAIAAYVKGPGLGNLIFAGLARVGSPTALPMALTGTLLIVILALVLDALLVLLGRLTTSKGVR, from the coding sequence GTGAACGCGCTGTGGGAGTACATCTCCACCCATCAGGCGCAGCTGATCTTCGACTCCTATCAGCACGTCAGCGCGGTGGTGCAGAGCGTGTTGCTGGCCACGGTGATCGGTGTGCTCATAGGGGTGGCGACGTATCGGAACGCGTTGGCGGCCAATCTCGCCACGGCCGCATCGAGCGTGATACTGACGGTGCCGTCGTTTGCCCTTCTCGGCCTGCTCATTCCGCTGTTCGGTCTGGGCGTGGCCACCAGTGTCGCCGCCCTGGTGCTGTACTCGCTGCTGCCGATCGTGCGCAACACCATCGTCGGCCTCAACGCCATCGACCCTGCGCTCACCGACGCCGCCCGGGGCATCGGCATGAGCCGAATCGGCACGCTGACACGGGTCGAGCTGCGGCTGGTGTGGCCCGCCATCCTGTCGGCGATGCGCTTGTCCACCCAGATGTCCATGGGGGTGCTCGCCATCGCGGCGTACGTGAAGGGGCCCGGGCTCGGCAACCTGATCTTCGCCGGCCTGGCCCGGGTGGGCAGCCCCACCGCCCTCCCGATGGCGCTGACCGGAACCCTGCTGATCGTCATCCTGGCACTGGTGCTCGACGCACTGCTGGTACTGCTTGGACGGCTCACGACGTCGAAAGGTGTTCGGTGA
- the cobG gene encoding precorrin-3B synthase: protein MARSRENDACPGALQTHRAADGDLARIRLPGGTITSAQMDALASAAIDFAASTLELTSRGNLQIRGVDDTDAVARLLSESGLLPSATHERVRNIVASPLSGRSGGLCDTRQLVLALDDAVQRDADLVHLPGRFLFGIDDGRGDVSGLAADVGVHALDPSTAALLLAGRDTGVRLALSDTVDELLAIARRFVAIREKAWRVDELDDPTTLLGGRTPTAPPGATWHGPTRPPVGWIEQDDGRIALGAAIPLGVLDAQVARYLAAVDAPMAVTPWRSVLLFDLDEGVADVALRVLAPLGLVFDENSPWLSVSACTGSPGCAHSAADVRADAAAAATGDPAGTGHRHFVGCDRACGSPMGVEVLVATGDGYRRREPHP, encoded by the coding sequence GTGGCCAGGTCGAGGGAGAATGACGCTTGCCCCGGCGCGCTGCAGACCCACAGAGCCGCCGACGGCGACTTGGCGCGCATCAGGCTCCCCGGCGGGACCATCACCTCGGCCCAGATGGACGCCCTGGCATCGGCCGCCATCGACTTCGCGGCGTCGACGCTGGAACTGACGTCGCGGGGCAACCTGCAGATCCGCGGCGTCGATGACACCGACGCCGTCGCCCGCCTGCTCTCGGAGTCGGGACTGCTGCCCTCGGCGACCCACGAGCGGGTGCGCAACATCGTCGCCTCACCGCTGTCGGGCCGCAGCGGCGGGTTATGCGACACAAGGCAACTGGTACTCGCCCTCGACGACGCAGTGCAGCGAGACGCCGATCTGGTGCACCTGCCCGGCCGATTCCTGTTCGGTATCGACGACGGCCGTGGCGACGTGTCGGGTCTGGCGGCGGACGTGGGTGTGCACGCCCTCGACCCCTCGACCGCGGCGCTGCTGCTGGCCGGGCGCGACACCGGCGTCAGGCTCGCGCTGTCCGACACGGTCGACGAGCTCCTCGCCATCGCACGACGCTTTGTCGCGATCCGCGAGAAGGCTTGGCGCGTCGACGAACTCGACGATCCCACCACCCTGCTCGGCGGGCGCACCCCGACAGCGCCACCCGGCGCGACGTGGCACGGCCCCACCCGACCGCCGGTCGGCTGGATCGAGCAGGACGACGGGCGCATCGCTCTGGGCGCCGCGATACCGCTCGGCGTTCTCGACGCACAGGTGGCGCGCTACCTCGCGGCGGTCGACGCGCCGATGGCCGTCACTCCGTGGCGATCTGTGCTGCTGTTCGATCTCGATGAAGGGGTCGCCGACGTGGCGCTGCGCGTGCTCGCACCGCTGGGCCTGGTCTTCGACGAGAACTCCCCCTGGCTTTCCGTGTCGGCGTGCACCGGTAGCCCGGGCTGCGCGCACTCGGCGGCCGATGTCCGTGCCGACGCCGCTGCCGCAGCCACCGGAGACCCTGCCGGGACCGGCCACCGGCATTTCGTCGGCTGCGACCGCGCCTGCGGCAGCCCCATGGGTGTGGAGGTCCTGGTGGCAACGGGAGACGGCTACCGACGCCGAGAGCCCCACCCGTAG